The Paraburkholderia megapolitana genomic sequence TGCAAGGCGAATACCAACGCACCAACAAGAATGCTATCGTCAGCGCAGACATCAACGGTCTGGCTGCTTCGAACAGCAATCAGCAAGTCGCTGTGACGGTTGGCCTGCGTCACCGCTTCTAAGCTGCTGGCAGTATCCGCAGTATCGAAAGGCGCCGCTTGCGGCGCCTTTTTTCATGGGCTTGAGGTTTTTGCCGGGAGTCGGGTGCGCTTCACACCGCGGGTAACGGTTTGAGGGTTTGAGGCAGCGCGCGTCGGTCGCTGCCAGCGCGATCAAGCGCCCGTATCGGGTGGCGGGTAGCTCACATCGAGCACATCGATCGGCTCCGGCCCTGCCGGCGTATACAACGTGACCTGATCACCGATCCGCGCCTTCAACAGCGCCCGCGCCACCGGCGAGATCCAGCTGACATGCCCGCGATCCAGATCGACCTCGTCGACGCCAACGATGGTGATCGCATGCTCCTCGCCATCGGCTGTCCCATAGTGAACAGTCGCCCCGAAAAACACCTGATCGACGCTCTCCTGCCGGCTGCTATCGACGATCTCGGCGAGATCCAGCCGCTTGGTCAGAAAGCGGATCCGCCGATCGATTTCGCGCAGGCGCCGCTTTCCGTAGATGTAATCGCCGTTCTCCGAACGATCGCCATTCGACGCAGCCCACGAGACGAGCTTCACGACTTCGGGCCGCTCTTCATCGATCAGATGCAGCAGTTCGTCGCGCATCCGTCGATAGCCGGCCGGCGTAATGTAGTTTTTCGCCCCAGCGGGCACTTCGGGCTGGGCGACGTCGAGATCGTCGTCGCTTTCTTCGCTCGATTCTTTGACAAAAGCCTTGTTCATGGTAATCCGGGTGAATGCCGCAAACGTCCAGCCATCAAGGGTACACGATCGACACAGCGGCACAAATCGCGTTTCTCGCTTCCCTTTTTTCGAGGCTTTGCTATAATCTCGTTTCTGCGTGCGGCTGTAGCTCAGTTGGATAGAGTACTTGGCTACGAACCAAGGGGTCGTGGGTTCGAATCCTGCCAGCCGCACCACTTATTTGAGGGCCTTCCTCCACGGAAGGCCCTTTCGTTTCACCCCGCTGTATAAGCGGGTTATCTGTACCGGTCACGTGCGGCTGTAGCTCAGTTGGATAGAGTACTTGGCTACGAACCAAGGGGTCGTGGGTTCGAATCCTGCCAGCCGCACCATTTCATGAAGGGCCTTCCATCCGGAAGGCCCTTTGTTTTTGTCGGTGGACCTTACGGTGGATCAGGTCAGTAGTCAGCGCGCTCGCGATCGATGCGCATGCCACCGTCGTGACGATGGTGCTGCTCTTCGCTCGGCCGCTCGCGCGTAATGCGCATCACGTCCGGATTGGTACGCACGCGGCGCATCACGTTGGCGAGATGCACGCGGTCGCTGACCTGGATCACAAAGCGCAGCACCGTCGATTCCTGCGACAGGTCCTCGTCCATCGCAATGTGCACG encodes the following:
- the greB gene encoding transcription elongation factor GreB yields the protein MNKAFVKESSEESDDDLDVAQPEVPAGAKNYITPAGYRRMRDELLHLIDEERPEVVKLVSWAASNGDRSENGDYIYGKRRLREIDRRIRFLTKRLDLAEIVDSSRQESVDQVFFGATVHYGTADGEEHAITIVGVDEVDLDRGHVSWISPVARALLKARIGDQVTLYTPAGPEPIDVLDVSYPPPDTGA